A stretch of Bombus huntii isolate Logan2020A chromosome 7, iyBomHunt1.1, whole genome shotgun sequence DNA encodes these proteins:
- the LOC126867241 gene encoding hyaluronan mediated motility receptor-like isoform X6: MSFSKARIQRFNEFENDVPPPGAYDPKLDSKVKGFVIEKSERFHDNKSVASAECNVSVCTKNASNVAITFRTPQPPRKHNRDQTRSSSKVKSRGLITANDQKLKYDSEHQLADLQVECSNKDRTIQELEKHIEDMKEEVQKLELQLNELHKKQTEVEEQHRKDIEIMAKLQQEILNGYDEKHQTEVKRLRSQLLEVSEEKEREIEARKAMEGDLRNRIADFSKRIAALEYELADKKHTNVKRVQSLEIQIEELTIKLEEITVSHKYEVGLLEQEKAKLNSCVINLMEERDKLELKLQKRQNVVLELQGQLSALQCELDELKGEYEKVVENFSKKVGDLRYKYEEETNKLKLDFGKEKMILINENEFEMSRRIEIEAKVKDLDEENNFLRKELENIQNLSKDVNNRLREAHQELEDSHRKHTLILKKHQEELGDIIKLHDEEKYKLKKQLEDARLNYIKEIENLTVARDKEVSEVKEAAGKMIEEETKRIKQHADKLVTNAEAVTRETLAACRTECEERVKRVIADSDAKINAMIREAKITVEEEMRLTAERYKACLARVEMERTALDEKLAIKDAEINRLSATLEELKNSAETQESFGQSLQIELDRAETELAEKKDELRALKDQIRAEAAEMVARRKRFEVIMAENQASVAALTKRLAQSNAEVERLQHELKRGEDCINEHRDLLSIMRNNSQIVHEQVHVLMDQLDAKKGLVDQLEAESLSELESLKSVFEAKIDDLKKIATRQVAKLQAENDVKTAQNIEMKNQLQEMANHLAEAQSMLLKLEERNDAQELEISRADMLNNKFNEQLKERETAIEDLNKLLEHQSEIQKVTLNEASLKIGELSDKIKCLEEKDSQISKHNELLEEEQNKWRSLEKTIIEKLEEEKSRREAAEDEVKKLSKYNEQLLKDYQEIHEKYAEVVGHHNHRQRIKHVSQLKDKINQLEQDLYAKTRTIEQQHKMIEKLRAEEKRAHSKGKENMLGISQNTFATPIPSPHKPLTPLRNRND; this comes from the exons ATGATGTACCTCCACCAGGGGCGTATGATCCAAAATTAGATAGTAAAGTAAAAGGTTTTGTTATTGAAAAGTCAGAGAGATTTCATGACAACAAAAGCGTTGCCAGTGCAGAGTGCAATGTATCAGTGTGCACTAAAAATGCAAGCAATGTGGCAATTACTTTTAGAACG cCACAACCACCACGAAAACACAATCGAGACCAAACAAGATCAAGTTCAAAAGTGAAGTCACGTGGGCTTATTACtgctaacgaccaaaaattgaaGTACGATTCCGAGCATCAACTTGCTGATCTTCAAGTAGAATGTTCCAACAAAGACAGGACGATACAAGAGCTTGAGAAGCACATTGAGGACATGAAGGAGGAAGTACAGAAATTAGAATTGCAACTCAACGagttacataaaaaacaaacagAAGTAGAGGAGCAACACCGAAAGGACATAGAAATAATG GCTAAATTGCaacaagaaattttaaatggtTACGATGAAAAGCATCAAACCGAAGTGAAGCGCCTTCGTTCTCAGCTTTTGGAAGTTTCAGAGGagaaagaacgcgaaattgAAGCAAGAAAAGCTATGGAAGGTGATCTTAGAAATCGTATCGCGGATTTCTCGAAAAGAATAGCAGCGTTAGAATATGAATTGGCAGATAAAAAACACACAAACGTGAAAAGA GTTCAATCTCTTGaaatacaaattgaagaactaacaataaaattagaagagaTAACAGTAAGTCACAAATATGAAGTTGGCTTGCTGGAACAAGAAAAGGCCAAACTTAATTCATgtgttattaatttaatggAGGAACGTGATAAGTTGGAGCTAAAGTTGCAAAAGCGACAAAATGTAGTTCTTGAACTACAAGGACAACTATCTGCCCTTCAATGTGAATTAGACGAACTAAAGGGTGAATATGAAAAAGTTGTTgaaaatttttcgaaaaaagTGGGTGATCTTAgatataaatatgaagaagaaactaataaattgaaactcgattttggaaaagaaaaaatgatcCTTATCAATGAAAACGAATTTGAAATGTCGCGTAGGATAGAAATTGAAGCTAAAGTAAAAGATCTtgacgaagaaaataattttttgagAAAAGAACTGGAAAACATTCAAAATCTTTCCAaagat GTTAATAATCGTTTACGTGAGGCGCATCAAGAATTAGAAGATTCACATAGAAAACACACTCTTATTTTGAAAAAACATCAGGAAGAATTAGgtgatataataaaacttcatgatgaagaaaaatataaactgaAAAAGCAATTGGAGGATGCAAGATTgaattatataaaagaaatagaaaat CTAACGGTAGCAAGAGACAAAGAAGTATCAGAAGTAAAAGAAGCTGCGGGCAAAATGatcgaagaagaaacgaaacgaattaaACAACATGCAGATAAATTAGTAACAAATGCAGAAGCTGTTACGAGAGAAACATTGGCAGCTTGCCGTACCGAATGTGAGGAAAGAGTAAAAAGAGTGATTGCTGATAGTGACGCGAAA ATAAATGCTATGATCAGAGAGGCAAAGATTACTGTGGAGGAAGAAATGCGACTTACCGCGGAAAGGTATAAAGCGTGTTTAGCGCGAGTAGAAATGGAACGAACGGCATTAGACGAAAAACTGGCGATTAAAGATGCTGAAATTAATAGACTTTCCGCGACTCTGGAAGAATTAAAGAACTCTGCAGAAACTCAG GAAAGTTTTGGCCAAAGCTTACAAATAGAATTAGATCGAGCAGAAACTGAACTAGCAGAAAAGAAAGATGAATTAAGAGCTCTAAAAGATCAAATCCGAGCAGAGGCAGCGGAAATGGTAGCTAGACGAAAGAG attCGAAGTTATAATGGCTGAAAATCAAGCATCAGTTGCTGCTTTAACTAAACGTTTGGCTCAAAGTAATGCTGAAGTGGAAAGATTACAGCATGAATTAAAACGTGGTGAAGATTGCATAAACGAACATCGTGATTTACTGAGTATTATGCGCAACAACTCTCAAATAGTACATGAACAGGTGCATGTTTTGATGGATCAATTAGACGCCAAAAAGGGATTGGTCGATCAACTCGAAGCTGAAAGTTTAAGCGAATTGGAATCATTAAAATCTGTATTCGAAGCTAAAATCGATGACTTAAAGAAAATAGCAACCAGACAAGTTGCGAAATTACAAGCTGAGAATGATGTGAAGACCGCACAAAATATTGAG ATGAAAAATCAGCTTCAAGAAATGGCTAACCATCTTGCTGAAGCACAAAGTATGCTGCTTAAAttggaagaaagaaacgatgCTCAAGAACTCGAAATTTCTCGAGCGGATATGCTAAACAACAAATTTAACGAACAgttgaaagaacgtgaaacagcaatagaagacttaaataaattgttaGAGCATCAATCAGAAATTCAAAAAGTTACCTTAAATGAA GCAAGTCTGAAAATAGGAGAACTttctgataaaattaaatgtctTGAAGAAAAGGATAGCCAGATATCG AAACATAATGAATTACTCGAAGAAGAACAGAACAAATGGAGAAGTTTAGAAAAAACGATTATAGAAAagcttgaagaagaaaaatctcGCCGAGAAGCAGCTGAAGA TGAAGTGAAAAAGCTTTCCAAATATAACGAGCAACTTCTAAAAGATTATCAAGAAATCCATGAAAAATACGCTGAAGTTGTTGGTCATCATAATCACAGGCAAAGAATTAAACATGTATCTCAACTGAAAGATAAAATCAATCAACTCGAACAG GATTTATATGCGAAGACGAGGACAATAGAACAGCAGCACAAGATGATAGAAAAATTGAGAGCAGAAGAAAAACGTGCGCATAGTAAAGGAAAAGAGAACATGTTAGGAATTTCACAGAACACTTTTGCGACACCTATTCCTTCCCCACATAAACCACTGACGCCACTAAGGAATCGGAATGATTAG
- the LOC126867241 gene encoding myosin-9-like isoform X3: MFYITHIIHICTYMKVFHDDVPPPGAYDPKLDSKVKGFVIEKSERFHDNKSVASAECNVSVCTKNASNVAITFRTPQPPRKHNRDQTRSSSKVKSRGLITANDQKLKYDSEHQLADLQVECSNKDRTIQELEKHIEDMKEEVQKLELQLNELHKKQTEVEEQHRKDIEIMAKLQQEILNGYDEKHQTEVKRLRSQLLEVSEEKEREIEARKAMEGDLRNRIADFSKRIAALEYELADKKHTNVKRVQSLEIQIEELTIKLEEITVSHKYEVGLLEQEKAKLNSCVINLMEERDKLELKLQKRQNVVLELQGQLSALQCELDELKGEYEKVVENFSKKVGDLRYKYEEETNKLKLDFGKEKMILINENEFEMSRRIEIEAKVKDLDEENNFLRKELENIQNLSKDVNNRLREAHQELEDSHRKHTLILKKHQEELGDIIKLHDEEKYKLKKQLEDARLNYIKEIENLTVARDKEVSEVKEAAGKMIEEETKRIKQHADKLVTNAEAVTRETLAACRTECEERVKRVIADSDAKINAMIREAKITVEEEMRLTAERYKACLARVEMERTALDEKLAIKDAEINRLSATLEELKNSAETQESFGQSLQIELDRAETELAEKKDELRALKDQIRAEAAEMVARRKRFEVIMAENQASVAALTKRLAQSNAEVERLQHELKRGEDCINEHRDLLSIMRNNSQIVHEQVHVLMDQLDAKKGLVDQLEAESLSELESLKSVFEAKIDDLKKIATRQVAKLQAENDVKTAQNIEMKNQLQEMANHLAEAQSMLLKLEERNDAQELEISRADMLNNKFNEQLKERETAIEDLNKLLEHQSEIQKVTLNEASLKIGELSDKIKCLEEKDSQISKHNELLEEEQNKWRSLEKTIIEKLEEEKSRREAAEDEVKKLSKYNEQLLKDYQEIHEKYAEVVGHHNHRQRIKHVSQLKDKINQLEQDLYAKTRTIEQQHKMIEKLRAEEKRAHSKGKENMLGISQNTFATPIPSPHKPLTPLRNRND, encoded by the exons atgttttatataacacacataatacatatatgtacatacatgaAAGTTTTCCATg ATGATGTACCTCCACCAGGGGCGTATGATCCAAAATTAGATAGTAAAGTAAAAGGTTTTGTTATTGAAAAGTCAGAGAGATTTCATGACAACAAAAGCGTTGCCAGTGCAGAGTGCAATGTATCAGTGTGCACTAAAAATGCAAGCAATGTGGCAATTACTTTTAGAACG cCACAACCACCACGAAAACACAATCGAGACCAAACAAGATCAAGTTCAAAAGTGAAGTCACGTGGGCTTATTACtgctaacgaccaaaaattgaaGTACGATTCCGAGCATCAACTTGCTGATCTTCAAGTAGAATGTTCCAACAAAGACAGGACGATACAAGAGCTTGAGAAGCACATTGAGGACATGAAGGAGGAAGTACAGAAATTAGAATTGCAACTCAACGagttacataaaaaacaaacagAAGTAGAGGAGCAACACCGAAAGGACATAGAAATAATG GCTAAATTGCaacaagaaattttaaatggtTACGATGAAAAGCATCAAACCGAAGTGAAGCGCCTTCGTTCTCAGCTTTTGGAAGTTTCAGAGGagaaagaacgcgaaattgAAGCAAGAAAAGCTATGGAAGGTGATCTTAGAAATCGTATCGCGGATTTCTCGAAAAGAATAGCAGCGTTAGAATATGAATTGGCAGATAAAAAACACACAAACGTGAAAAGA GTTCAATCTCTTGaaatacaaattgaagaactaacaataaaattagaagagaTAACAGTAAGTCACAAATATGAAGTTGGCTTGCTGGAACAAGAAAAGGCCAAACTTAATTCATgtgttattaatttaatggAGGAACGTGATAAGTTGGAGCTAAAGTTGCAAAAGCGACAAAATGTAGTTCTTGAACTACAAGGACAACTATCTGCCCTTCAATGTGAATTAGACGAACTAAAGGGTGAATATGAAAAAGTTGTTgaaaatttttcgaaaaaagTGGGTGATCTTAgatataaatatgaagaagaaactaataaattgaaactcgattttggaaaagaaaaaatgatcCTTATCAATGAAAACGAATTTGAAATGTCGCGTAGGATAGAAATTGAAGCTAAAGTAAAAGATCTtgacgaagaaaataattttttgagAAAAGAACTGGAAAACATTCAAAATCTTTCCAaagat GTTAATAATCGTTTACGTGAGGCGCATCAAGAATTAGAAGATTCACATAGAAAACACACTCTTATTTTGAAAAAACATCAGGAAGAATTAGgtgatataataaaacttcatgatgaagaaaaatataaactgaAAAAGCAATTGGAGGATGCAAGATTgaattatataaaagaaatagaaaat CTAACGGTAGCAAGAGACAAAGAAGTATCAGAAGTAAAAGAAGCTGCGGGCAAAATGatcgaagaagaaacgaaacgaattaaACAACATGCAGATAAATTAGTAACAAATGCAGAAGCTGTTACGAGAGAAACATTGGCAGCTTGCCGTACCGAATGTGAGGAAAGAGTAAAAAGAGTGATTGCTGATAGTGACGCGAAA ATAAATGCTATGATCAGAGAGGCAAAGATTACTGTGGAGGAAGAAATGCGACTTACCGCGGAAAGGTATAAAGCGTGTTTAGCGCGAGTAGAAATGGAACGAACGGCATTAGACGAAAAACTGGCGATTAAAGATGCTGAAATTAATAGACTTTCCGCGACTCTGGAAGAATTAAAGAACTCTGCAGAAACTCAG GAAAGTTTTGGCCAAAGCTTACAAATAGAATTAGATCGAGCAGAAACTGAACTAGCAGAAAAGAAAGATGAATTAAGAGCTCTAAAAGATCAAATCCGAGCAGAGGCAGCGGAAATGGTAGCTAGACGAAAGAG attCGAAGTTATAATGGCTGAAAATCAAGCATCAGTTGCTGCTTTAACTAAACGTTTGGCTCAAAGTAATGCTGAAGTGGAAAGATTACAGCATGAATTAAAACGTGGTGAAGATTGCATAAACGAACATCGTGATTTACTGAGTATTATGCGCAACAACTCTCAAATAGTACATGAACAGGTGCATGTTTTGATGGATCAATTAGACGCCAAAAAGGGATTGGTCGATCAACTCGAAGCTGAAAGTTTAAGCGAATTGGAATCATTAAAATCTGTATTCGAAGCTAAAATCGATGACTTAAAGAAAATAGCAACCAGACAAGTTGCGAAATTACAAGCTGAGAATGATGTGAAGACCGCACAAAATATTGAG ATGAAAAATCAGCTTCAAGAAATGGCTAACCATCTTGCTGAAGCACAAAGTATGCTGCTTAAAttggaagaaagaaacgatgCTCAAGAACTCGAAATTTCTCGAGCGGATATGCTAAACAACAAATTTAACGAACAgttgaaagaacgtgaaacagcaatagaagacttaaataaattgttaGAGCATCAATCAGAAATTCAAAAAGTTACCTTAAATGAA GCAAGTCTGAAAATAGGAGAACTttctgataaaattaaatgtctTGAAGAAAAGGATAGCCAGATATCG AAACATAATGAATTACTCGAAGAAGAACAGAACAAATGGAGAAGTTTAGAAAAAACGATTATAGAAAagcttgaagaagaaaaatctcGCCGAGAAGCAGCTGAAGA TGAAGTGAAAAAGCTTTCCAAATATAACGAGCAACTTCTAAAAGATTATCAAGAAATCCATGAAAAATACGCTGAAGTTGTTGGTCATCATAATCACAGGCAAAGAATTAAACATGTATCTCAACTGAAAGATAAAATCAATCAACTCGAACAG GATTTATATGCGAAGACGAGGACAATAGAACAGCAGCACAAGATGATAGAAAAATTGAGAGCAGAAGAAAAACGTGCGCATAGTAAAGGAAAAGAGAACATGTTAGGAATTTCACAGAACACTTTTGCGACACCTATTCCTTCCCCACATAAACCACTGACGCCACTAAGGAATCGGAATGATTAG
- the LOC126867241 gene encoding myosin-9-like isoform X1: MFYITHIIHICTYMKVFHDDVPPPGAYDPKLDSKVKGFVIEKSERFHDNKSVASAECNVSVCTKNASNVAITFRTPQPPRKHNRDQTRSSSKVKSRGLITANDQKLKYDSEHQLADLQVECSNKDRTIQELEKHIEDMKEEVQKLELQLNELHKKQTEVEEQHRKDIEIMAKLQQEILNGYDEKHQTEVKRLRSQLLEVSEEKEREIEARKAMEGDLRNRIADFSKRIAALEYELADKKHTNVKRVQSLEIQIEELTIKLEEITVSHKYEVGLLEQEKAKLNSCVINLMEERDKLELKLQKRQNVVLELQGQLSALQCELDELKGEYEKVVENFSKKVGDLRYKYEEETNKLKLDFGKEKMILINENEFEMSRRIEIEAKVKDLDEENNFLRKELENIQNLSKDVNNRLREAHQELEDSHRKHTLILKKHQEELGDIIKLHDEEKYKLKKQLEDARLNYIKEIENLTVARDKEVSEVKEAAGKMIEEETKRIKQHADKLVTNAEAVTRETLAACRTECEERVKRVIADSDAKVSGSHINAMIREAKITVEEEMRLTAERYKACLARVEMERTALDEKLAIKDAEINRLSATLEELKNSAETQESFGQSLQIELDRAETELAEKKDELRALKDQIRAEAAEMVARRKRFEVIMAENQASVAALTKRLAQSNAEVERLQHELKRGEDCINEHRDLLSIMRNNSQIVHEQVHVLMDQLDAKKGLVDQLEAESLSELESLKSVFEAKIDDLKKIATRQVAKLQAENDVKTAQNIEMKNQLQEMANHLAEAQSMLLKLEERNDAQELEISRADMLNNKFNEQLKERETAIEDLNKLLEHQSEIQKVTLNEASLKIGELSDKIKCLEEKDSQISKHNELLEEEQNKWRSLEKTIIEKLEEEKSRREAAEDEVKKLSKYNEQLLKDYQEIHEKYAEVVGHHNHRQRIKHVSQLKDKINQLEQDLYAKTRTIEQQHKMIEKLRAEEKRAHSKGKENMLGISQNTFATPIPSPHKPLTPLRNRND; the protein is encoded by the exons atgttttatataacacacataatacatatatgtacatacatgaAAGTTTTCCATg ATGATGTACCTCCACCAGGGGCGTATGATCCAAAATTAGATAGTAAAGTAAAAGGTTTTGTTATTGAAAAGTCAGAGAGATTTCATGACAACAAAAGCGTTGCCAGTGCAGAGTGCAATGTATCAGTGTGCACTAAAAATGCAAGCAATGTGGCAATTACTTTTAGAACG cCACAACCACCACGAAAACACAATCGAGACCAAACAAGATCAAGTTCAAAAGTGAAGTCACGTGGGCTTATTACtgctaacgaccaaaaattgaaGTACGATTCCGAGCATCAACTTGCTGATCTTCAAGTAGAATGTTCCAACAAAGACAGGACGATACAAGAGCTTGAGAAGCACATTGAGGACATGAAGGAGGAAGTACAGAAATTAGAATTGCAACTCAACGagttacataaaaaacaaacagAAGTAGAGGAGCAACACCGAAAGGACATAGAAATAATG GCTAAATTGCaacaagaaattttaaatggtTACGATGAAAAGCATCAAACCGAAGTGAAGCGCCTTCGTTCTCAGCTTTTGGAAGTTTCAGAGGagaaagaacgcgaaattgAAGCAAGAAAAGCTATGGAAGGTGATCTTAGAAATCGTATCGCGGATTTCTCGAAAAGAATAGCAGCGTTAGAATATGAATTGGCAGATAAAAAACACACAAACGTGAAAAGA GTTCAATCTCTTGaaatacaaattgaagaactaacaataaaattagaagagaTAACAGTAAGTCACAAATATGAAGTTGGCTTGCTGGAACAAGAAAAGGCCAAACTTAATTCATgtgttattaatttaatggAGGAACGTGATAAGTTGGAGCTAAAGTTGCAAAAGCGACAAAATGTAGTTCTTGAACTACAAGGACAACTATCTGCCCTTCAATGTGAATTAGACGAACTAAAGGGTGAATATGAAAAAGTTGTTgaaaatttttcgaaaaaagTGGGTGATCTTAgatataaatatgaagaagaaactaataaattgaaactcgattttggaaaagaaaaaatgatcCTTATCAATGAAAACGAATTTGAAATGTCGCGTAGGATAGAAATTGAAGCTAAAGTAAAAGATCTtgacgaagaaaataattttttgagAAAAGAACTGGAAAACATTCAAAATCTTTCCAaagat GTTAATAATCGTTTACGTGAGGCGCATCAAGAATTAGAAGATTCACATAGAAAACACACTCTTATTTTGAAAAAACATCAGGAAGAATTAGgtgatataataaaacttcatgatgaagaaaaatataaactgaAAAAGCAATTGGAGGATGCAAGATTgaattatataaaagaaatagaaaat CTAACGGTAGCAAGAGACAAAGAAGTATCAGAAGTAAAAGAAGCTGCGGGCAAAATGatcgaagaagaaacgaaacgaattaaACAACATGCAGATAAATTAGTAACAAATGCAGAAGCTGTTACGAGAGAAACATTGGCAGCTTGCCGTACCGAATGTGAGGAAAGAGTAAAAAGAGTGATTGCTGATAGTGACGCGAAAGTAAGCGGGTCACAC ATAAATGCTATGATCAGAGAGGCAAAGATTACTGTGGAGGAAGAAATGCGACTTACCGCGGAAAGGTATAAAGCGTGTTTAGCGCGAGTAGAAATGGAACGAACGGCATTAGACGAAAAACTGGCGATTAAAGATGCTGAAATTAATAGACTTTCCGCGACTCTGGAAGAATTAAAGAACTCTGCAGAAACTCAG GAAAGTTTTGGCCAAAGCTTACAAATAGAATTAGATCGAGCAGAAACTGAACTAGCAGAAAAGAAAGATGAATTAAGAGCTCTAAAAGATCAAATCCGAGCAGAGGCAGCGGAAATGGTAGCTAGACGAAAGAG attCGAAGTTATAATGGCTGAAAATCAAGCATCAGTTGCTGCTTTAACTAAACGTTTGGCTCAAAGTAATGCTGAAGTGGAAAGATTACAGCATGAATTAAAACGTGGTGAAGATTGCATAAACGAACATCGTGATTTACTGAGTATTATGCGCAACAACTCTCAAATAGTACATGAACAGGTGCATGTTTTGATGGATCAATTAGACGCCAAAAAGGGATTGGTCGATCAACTCGAAGCTGAAAGTTTAAGCGAATTGGAATCATTAAAATCTGTATTCGAAGCTAAAATCGATGACTTAAAGAAAATAGCAACCAGACAAGTTGCGAAATTACAAGCTGAGAATGATGTGAAGACCGCACAAAATATTGAG ATGAAAAATCAGCTTCAAGAAATGGCTAACCATCTTGCTGAAGCACAAAGTATGCTGCTTAAAttggaagaaagaaacgatgCTCAAGAACTCGAAATTTCTCGAGCGGATATGCTAAACAACAAATTTAACGAACAgttgaaagaacgtgaaacagcaatagaagacttaaataaattgttaGAGCATCAATCAGAAATTCAAAAAGTTACCTTAAATGAA GCAAGTCTGAAAATAGGAGAACTttctgataaaattaaatgtctTGAAGAAAAGGATAGCCAGATATCG AAACATAATGAATTACTCGAAGAAGAACAGAACAAATGGAGAAGTTTAGAAAAAACGATTATAGAAAagcttgaagaagaaaaatctcGCCGAGAAGCAGCTGAAGA TGAAGTGAAAAAGCTTTCCAAATATAACGAGCAACTTCTAAAAGATTATCAAGAAATCCATGAAAAATACGCTGAAGTTGTTGGTCATCATAATCACAGGCAAAGAATTAAACATGTATCTCAACTGAAAGATAAAATCAATCAACTCGAACAG GATTTATATGCGAAGACGAGGACAATAGAACAGCAGCACAAGATGATAGAAAAATTGAGAGCAGAAGAAAAACGTGCGCATAGTAAAGGAAAAGAGAACATGTTAGGAATTTCACAGAACACTTTTGCGACACCTATTCCTTCCCCACATAAACCACTGACGCCACTAAGGAATCGGAATGATTAG